TTTCCCGGGCGGGCTGATGATCGGGACGGACTCGCACACCCCCAATGCCGGCGGGCTGGGGATGCTGGCTGTCGGTGTAGGTGGTGCTGACGCAGTGGACGTCATGGCTGATCTGCCCTGGGAGTTGAAGTGGCCGGGGCTGATCGGGGTGCATCTTACCGGCAGTTTAGGTGGCTGGACGGCGCCCAAGGACGTGATCCTGAAGCTGGCCGGACTGCTGACCGTGAAGGGGGGCACCGGCAAGATCGTGGAGTACTTCGGTCCCGGCGCGCGCTCCATCAGCGCCACCGGCAAAGGAACTATCACCAACATGGGCGCCGAGATCGGGGCCACCACCTCCGTTTTCCCCTACGACGAGCGCATGTCAGTCTATTTGCGCGCCACCGGGCGGGCCGAGGTAGCCGACCGGGCCGACCGGCACCGCGAGTACCTGCAGGCCGATCCTGAAGCGGAGCATCACCCGGATGAGGTCTACGATGAGATCATCGAGATTAATCTTTCGGCCCTGGAGCCGCACCTCGTGGGTCCCTTTACGCCGGACCTGGCCCGGCCCATCTCCCAGATGGCTCAAGCAGTGCAAGCGAACGACTATCCGGATGAGATCAAGGTGGCCCTTATCGGCAGCTGTACCAACTCATCGTACGAGGATATCAGCCGGGCCGCCCACGTGGCGAATCAGGCCCTGGCGGCAGGACTGAAAGCCCGCACCGGCTTCATGATCACACCCGGTTCCGAGCAGATCCGGGCTACCATTGAGCGCGATGGGCAGCTGGACACCCTCACCAAGATCGGTGGACTTGTCCTGGCCAACGCCTGTGGGCCCTGCATCGGGCAGTGGAATCGGACGGATGTTCCGAAGGGAGAGAAGAATACAATTGTGACCTCGTTCAACCGTAATTTTGCGCGGCGGAACGACGGCAATCCCGACACGCTGGCCTTCATTGCCAGCCCGGAGATCGTGACGGCCCTGGCGCTGGCGGGCCGGCTCTCGTTCAATCCCCTTACTGATCCCCTGTCCGATGAAAAGGGCGGGTTGAAATTAGCCCCGCCCGAAGGCGATGAATTGCCAACGGCCGGATTCGATCCCGGTCAGGCGGGATACGAACCGCCTGTCGAGGATGGCACGAAGATTCACATTGCCATCAAGCCGGACAGCGAACGCCTTCAACTATTGGAGCCGTTTTCGGCCTGGGAAGGATCGGACCTGGAGGACTTACAGTTACTGGCGAAGGTGAAGGGGAAGTGCACCACCGACCACATTTCACCGGCGGGTCCATGGCTCCGATTCAGGGGACACCTGGATAACATCAGCAACAACCTGTTCTCCGGCGTGACCAATGCCTACAGTGGTGAAATCGGTGTAGGTAAGAATCTGGTCACCGGTGAGGAGGGTGCCAAGCTCAGCGACATTGCCCGCAGCTACAAGGCTAATAGCATTGGCTGGGTGGTTATTGGCGAAGATAATTATGGTGAGGGATCCAGCCGGGAGCACGCCGCCATGGAGCCCAGACACCTGGGAGCCCGGGCGATCATTGTGAAGAGTTTCGCCCGTATTCACGAGACCAATCTCAAGAAGCAGGGCGTGCTACCCCTCACCTTTACTGATCCTGCCGACTATGACAAAATCCGGGTTGACGACCGTATCTCTATCAGAGGCCTGACTGAATTGGTCCCGGGCTCACAGGTGACAATGGTGCTGCACCATAAAGACGGCAGCGAAGAGACAGTGACCCTTCAGCACACGCTCAGTGAGGTTCAAATTGAGTGGTTCAGGGGCGGGTCAGCGCTGAATGTGATCGCAGCACAGGCGGGCGAGTAAGAGGCCGGTTTTAAGCCACTGCCGGGAGCGCCGAGGGTTACATTTATAGCGCCAGACATCATTGCATAGTGCAATCAAAACGGCGTTGGGTTGAATTTTTCAGTACCAGGCCCTAGTTAGCTATTTGTTGTTTGAGTCTTGCAACTGCGAACCTTCTGATGTATAATGCGTAGAATTTCTTTTTGAGTCCAAGTAGTTCATTTTTTACGCCTTTTGCAGAGAGTTATGAGCCTTAAGAAAACCATGTACGTTTCCATTTCAACCTACCTGATCCTTGTGCTGGCCTGGCTGCTTGCAGTACCTGCCGGTGCCCAATTGCGAACGAGCGATCTTCCGAAAGAGGTCCTGGAAGAGTTGAAGTTCCGTGGAATTGCGATTGAGCAGATCCTTTTGCAAGCTGAGAGTCTGGGAATTGATTTAAGTAATCCCCAACGTGCAGCTCTTAGAGCGCGACAACTGGGTGTGCCGGAATCACAAATCCAGGAAATGCTGCGTGTGGCGAATGAAATCCAGCGGGTCCGGGCAAGTCTGTCAACAGCTCCCGGCCGTTTTGAGAGGTCAGGAGAGGCCTTCCCGAGCCTTAGCCAACCTCGTCGCACAACTGAAGCGAAAATGCTACCTGCAGTTGATACTACCGCCGTAGATACCCTGGAATTAGTCCCCGGGCGTGAAAAGCTCATGCGTCCCTTGTACTTTGGATATGATATGTTCAAACAGATGCCGGAAGCCTTTGAACCCAGTCCGGTGGGCCCGGTAGATGAGGCGTATCTGGTTGGGCCCGGGGATGAGCTGCGGCTCACGGTGTGGGGGGCAGCTGAGTTTCAGTACGATCTTCAGGTCGACCGCGAGGGGCGAGTATACGTTTCTAATGTAGGCCAGTTCATGGTGGCAGGCAAACGCCTTGACCGTTTACGTCGGGACATGAAACGCTGGCTCTCCAGGACATATGCCGGTCTTGAAACCGATCCGCCAACAGTCTTTATGGATATTACCATCACCCGCCTGCGTCCGATCAAAGTGTTTATTCTTGGAGAGTTGGCCCGTCCGGGCGGTTATTCGCTGAACAGTTACTCGACCATATTCAATGCTCTATACGGCGTGGGCGGTCCGCTCACGCGCGGCAGTTTGCGCGATATCCAGGTCATTCGAGAAGGCAAGGTTCTTGCCAAGGTAGATTTTTACAATTATCTGCTGAAGGGATACGATCCAAATCCGGTACAGCTGCAAGATAACGACCACATTTTTATCCCTCTGCGTGGTAAAACCGTTGCCATCTCTGGAGAGGTCAAACGTCCGGCCATTTACGAGCTCAAGCAGCGAGAACATTTCACACAGCTGCTGGAATATGTTGGTGGTCTCACTGCCAACGCTTACGTGAAACGGGTGCAAATCGAACGAATCGTGCCCTTTGAGAAGCGTAACGATCCCTCCATTGCCCGCGAGGTTCTTGACGTCGATTTAGAACCGGTATTGGCGGGGGAAAGAAATATCCAGCTTTTCGATAGTGATAGTATTCGTGTTTTTTCAATCCTGAGTATTCTCGAAAATGCTGTCAGTATTTTTGGAGCGGTTAAGCAGCCTGGACGTTATGAGCTGAATGAATCCGTGCTGACCATCCGGGATCTAATTATGAAAGCTGACAGCCTGACAGGAGATGCCTACCTGGGGAAAGCGGATCTAGTGAGGACCAGGGATGATTCCACGGAGGTCTTCATTTCCATCAATCTTGAAGGAGTGCTGGGGGACCAACCGACCCAGAATTTGCCCTTGCTGCCACGTGATCGGGTTTTGATTTACTCTGTTCAAGACTTGGAGGAAATCTATCAGGTGGAAATTGTTGGTCAAGTGCGCAATCCTGGCGTCTATGCCTGGCGGGACAGCATGACCGTATACGATCTCCTTTTCCAAGGTGGTGGACTGCTTGACGAGCAGTATCTGAAGGATGTATTTCTTGAACGGGCAGATCTATTCAGAAAGGCGCCTAACAGCACGGGTGAGATTATTATCCCTTTCCACCTGGGGACTGTCCTTGAGGGACGGGAAATGGCTTCCGAGCTCCTACAACCCAACGATCGAATCCGCATATACACGGTTTATGTGGAAGAGATTATGGATAGATATGTGAACATTCACGGTGCGGTAAAGGCACCAGGTCAATATTCCCTGCAGAGAAACATGACAGTGGAAGATCTTATTCTGCAGGCTGGTGGTTTCACCGAAGATGCCTACCTGGTTGAAGCGCAGTTAAGTCGGGTGGTGAAGGGCGGTAATTCACCCGGGGAAAAGGCAATCCAGCTGATGGTTCCCCTGACAAGTAAGAGACTCGGGGAGGTCAGCTTTGCCCTTAAAGATACCACCCTGGCTCTGCAACAGGCGCGCAAGGTACCCCTCAATCATCGGGATATCGTCTACATTCGAACTGACCCGGACTATACTTACCAAGATACAGTCACTGTCACCGGTGAGGTCAGATTCCCCGGTCAATATACCCTTTTAAAGGAGAACGAAACGCTATCCAATGTTATCAAGCGCGCAGGCAGTGTATTGCCTACCGGTTATGCCAGGGGTGGTCGTCTTATGCGCGGAAAAGAGCGGGTGGTAATTGATCTTGCCGATGCCATTGAGGGTAAAAAGCGGGCAGATGTAACTCTGTTGCCCGGTGACGAAATTATTATTCCTCCCAAACCCAATACTGTAGCTGTGCGCGGCAATGTTGCTATTGAAGGTTTGATTAAGTACGCGCCGGGTAGGCGCCTTTCCTATTACCTTGAGCAGGGGGGAGGGACAGGCGAGAAAACCGAGAGTGTGTTCCTTACTCAAGCATCCGGTGCGACTTTCAAAATACGCAAAATCATGTGGCTTTTTCGCAGGAACCCGGTGGTGGATGATGGAGCTATTATAACCGTTACGAAGAAACCGGAAGAAGAAGAGAGGGCAAAGACTGATATAGGTAGGACCATTACCGATGTCTTTGCGCTTCTCTCAAGTGTGATCACAGTCATCGTTCTGGCTCAACGGATTAATCCGTAGAGTTTGCCCTGTCATTCGCAGCTTCGGCGTAGGTCACCGCAGGTCATGAGGCCGTTGGAATGGTAACCTTATTTTTTGCTTTCCTGGGCTGATTCATGGTTGGCTAACCTGTCGAGCCTTCGTTTTTGTAAGTTGTTCGGGCCCAGATTTCCTGCCAATCATCGAGTGGTATCATATCGGCATAGTCTTTAGAGAGGAGTAGTAGTAGTGAAAGGGATCATTTTAGCGGGTGGAGCGGGAACTCGTTTATATCCCCTTTCTACGGCGGTGTGCAAGCAGCTGCTCCCGGTAAATGACAAGCCCATGATTTACTATCCCCTCTCCACGCTGATGTTGGCTGGTCTGCGGGATATATTGATCATTTCCACGCCCCACGACTTGCCGCGGTTTGAGCAGATCCTGGGGGATGGCTCTCGACTGGGTGTGAGCTTCAGTTACGAGGAGCAGCCCCGGCCGGAGGGTATCGCCCAGGCGTTTATTGTAGGCGAGT
This portion of the Candidatus Neomarinimicrobiota bacterium genome encodes:
- a CDS encoding SLBB domain-containing protein; the protein is MSLKKTMYVSISTYLILVLAWLLAVPAGAQLRTSDLPKEVLEELKFRGIAIEQILLQAESLGIDLSNPQRAALRARQLGVPESQIQEMLRVANEIQRVRASLSTAPGRFERSGEAFPSLSQPRRTTEAKMLPAVDTTAVDTLELVPGREKLMRPLYFGYDMFKQMPEAFEPSPVGPVDEAYLVGPGDELRLTVWGAAEFQYDLQVDREGRVYVSNVGQFMVAGKRLDRLRRDMKRWLSRTYAGLETDPPTVFMDITITRLRPIKVFILGELARPGGYSLNSYSTIFNALYGVGGPLTRGSLRDIQVIREGKVLAKVDFYNYLLKGYDPNPVQLQDNDHIFIPLRGKTVAISGEVKRPAIYELKQREHFTQLLEYVGGLTANAYVKRVQIERIVPFEKRNDPSIAREVLDVDLEPVLAGERNIQLFDSDSIRVFSILSILENAVSIFGAVKQPGRYELNESVLTIRDLIMKADSLTGDAYLGKADLVRTRDDSTEVFISINLEGVLGDQPTQNLPLLPRDRVLIYSVQDLEEIYQVEIVGQVRNPGVYAWRDSMTVYDLLFQGGGLLDEQYLKDVFLERADLFRKAPNSTGEIIIPFHLGTVLEGREMASELLQPNDRIRIYTVYVEEIMDRYVNIHGAVKAPGQYSLQRNMTVEDLILQAGGFTEDAYLVEAQLSRVVKGGNSPGEKAIQLMVPLTSKRLGEVSFALKDTTLALQQARKVPLNHRDIVYIRTDPDYTYQDTVTVTGEVRFPGQYTLLKENETLSNVIKRAGSVLPTGYARGGRLMRGKERVVIDLADAIEGKKRADVTLLPGDEIIIPPKPNTVAVRGNVAIEGLIKYAPGRRLSYYLEQGGGTGEKTESVFLTQASGATFKIRKIMWLFRRNPVVDDGAIITVTKKPEEEERAKTDIGRTITDVFALLSSVITVIVLAQRINP
- a CDS encoding aconitate hydratase — translated: MEAETLKLVEDLYPRLKEAVKQARKRLGRPLAFTEKILFGHLSEGVGKKPPERSVSYVNLRPDRVALQDATAQMALLQFMRSGRSTTAVPTTVHCDHLIRAQTGASADLPNALTENEEVYAFLKSVSNKYGIGFWRPGAGIIHQVVFENYAFPGGLMIGTDSHTPNAGGLGMLAVGVGGADAVDVMADLPWELKWPGLIGVHLTGSLGGWTAPKDVILKLAGLLTVKGGTGKIVEYFGPGARSISATGKGTITNMGAEIGATTSVFPYDERMSVYLRATGRAEVADRADRHREYLQADPEAEHHPDEVYDEIIEINLSALEPHLVGPFTPDLARPISQMAQAVQANDYPDEIKVALIGSCTNSSYEDISRAAHVANQALAAGLKARTGFMITPGSEQIRATIERDGQLDTLTKIGGLVLANACGPCIGQWNRTDVPKGEKNTIVTSFNRNFARRNDGNPDTLAFIASPEIVTALALAGRLSFNPLTDPLSDEKGGLKLAPPEGDELPTAGFDPGQAGYEPPVEDGTKIHIAIKPDSERLQLLEPFSAWEGSDLEDLQLLAKVKGKCTTDHISPAGPWLRFRGHLDNISNNLFSGVTNAYSGEIGVGKNLVTGEEGAKLSDIARSYKANSIGWVVIGEDNYGEGSSREHAAMEPRHLGARAIIVKSFARIHETNLKKQGVLPLTFTDPADYDKIRVDDRISIRGLTELVPGSQVTMVLHHKDGSEETVTLQHTLSEVQIEWFRGGSALNVIAAQAGE